The Anomaloglossus baeobatrachus isolate aAnoBae1 chromosome 10, aAnoBae1.hap1, whole genome shotgun sequence genome has a segment encoding these proteins:
- the HTATIP2 gene encoding protein HTATIP2 isoform X3, with product MLAAVRTSLRMAKDLKTLQEDYRQLNKSCFILGASGETGKELLKQIVESQLFSKVTVIGRRKINFEDEAYKDVKQEVVDFEKLEEHSAAFQEHDVGFCCLGTTKAKSGEAGFIRVDHDYVLKSAQLAKAGGCQHFNLESSKGANKGSSFLYLRVKGEVEAEVEELGFDRFSIFRPAFLMCDREEYRPTEWMTRKMMTPMAYFFPTVLTVPITTLVKAMLNNAVLQSDKKVDLLENKAIHALGKMEEEKKC from the exons ATGCTGGCGGCTGTCAGGACTTCCCTAAG GATGGCGAAAGACCTGAAGACTCTGCAAGAAGATTACCGGCAGCTGAACAAGTCCTGCTTCATCCTCGGGGCGTCCGGAGAAACCGGGAAAGAACTTCTCAAGCAGATAGTAGAGAGTCAGCTCTTCAGTAAAGTCACCGTCATCGGGCGCCGGAAGATAAACTTCGAGGACGAGGCTTATAAAGATGTG AAGCAGGAGGTGGTTGACTTTGAGAAGTTAGAGGAGCATTCGGCTGCATTTCAAGAACACGACGTAGGATTTTGCTGCCTTGGAACCACAAAAGCCAAATCTGGGGAG GCCGGATTTATCCGAGTGGATCACGACTACGTTCTCAAGTCGGCGCAGCTGGCGAAAGCGGGCGGATGCCAACACTTCAATCTGGAGTCCTCCAAAGGTGCCAACAAGGGGAGCAGCTTCCTCTATCTCAGGGTTAAG GGTGAAGTGGAAGCAGAGGTAGAAGAacttggatttgaccggttttccaTCTTCAGACCCGC ATTTCTCATGTGTGACCGTGAAGAGTATCGTCCTACAGAATGGATGACGAGGAAGATGATGACCCCAATGGCTTACTTCTTCCCCACCGTGTTGACTGTGCCCATCACTACGCTGGTGAAGGCCATGCTGAATAACGCCGTTCTGCAGAGTGACAAGAAGGTGGATCTGCTGGAGAACAAAGCCATACACGCCCTGGGGAAAATGGAAGAGGAGAAGAAGTGCTAG
- the HTATIP2 gene encoding protein HTATIP2 isoform X1, which translates to MPGVRGAVCGIAGTILILLIAISLHEEPAELPRMAKDLKTLQEDYRQLNKSCFILGASGETGKELLKQIVESQLFSKVTVIGRRKINFEDEAYKDVKQEVVDFEKLEEHSAAFQEHDVGFCCLGTTKAKSGEAGFIRVDHDYVLKSAQLAKAGGCQHFNLESSKGANKGSSFLYLRVKGEVEAEVEELGFDRFSIFRPAFLMCDREEYRPTEWMTRKMMTPMAYFFPTVLTVPITTLVKAMLNNAVLQSDKKVDLLENKAIHALGKMEEEKKC; encoded by the exons ATGCCAGGTGTGAGGGGCGCCGTCTGCGGGATCGCTGGGACCATCCTCATCCTCCTAATAGCCATATCACTGCACGAGGAGCCCGCGGAGCTGCCCAg GATGGCGAAAGACCTGAAGACTCTGCAAGAAGATTACCGGCAGCTGAACAAGTCCTGCTTCATCCTCGGGGCGTCCGGAGAAACCGGGAAAGAACTTCTCAAGCAGATAGTAGAGAGTCAGCTCTTCAGTAAAGTCACCGTCATCGGGCGCCGGAAGATAAACTTCGAGGACGAGGCTTATAAAGATGTG AAGCAGGAGGTGGTTGACTTTGAGAAGTTAGAGGAGCATTCGGCTGCATTTCAAGAACACGACGTAGGATTTTGCTGCCTTGGAACCACAAAAGCCAAATCTGGGGAG GCCGGATTTATCCGAGTGGATCACGACTACGTTCTCAAGTCGGCGCAGCTGGCGAAAGCGGGCGGATGCCAACACTTCAATCTGGAGTCCTCCAAAGGTGCCAACAAGGGGAGCAGCTTCCTCTATCTCAGGGTTAAG GGTGAAGTGGAAGCAGAGGTAGAAGAacttggatttgaccggttttccaTCTTCAGACCCGC ATTTCTCATGTGTGACCGTGAAGAGTATCGTCCTACAGAATGGATGACGAGGAAGATGATGACCCCAATGGCTTACTTCTTCCCCACCGTGTTGACTGTGCCCATCACTACGCTGGTGAAGGCCATGCTGAATAACGCCGTTCTGCAGAGTGACAAGAAGGTGGATCTGCTGGAGAACAAAGCCATACACGCCCTGGGGAAAATGGAAGAGGAGAAGAAGTGCTAG
- the HTATIP2 gene encoding protein HTATIP2 isoform X2 has product MPGVGVCGIAGTVLILIIAILLYEEPAELPRMAKDLKTLQEDYRQLNKSCFILGASGETGKELLKQIVESQLFSKVTVIGRRKINFEDEAYKDVKQEVVDFEKLEEHSAAFQEHDVGFCCLGTTKAKSGEAGFIRVDHDYVLKSAQLAKAGGCQHFNLESSKGANKGSSFLYLRVKGEVEAEVEELGFDRFSIFRPAFLMCDREEYRPTEWMTRKMMTPMAYFFPTVLTVPITTLVKAMLNNAVLQSDKKVDLLENKAIHALGKMEEEKKC; this is encoded by the exons ATGCCGGGAGTGGGGGTCTGCGGCATCGCTGGGACCGTCCTCATCCTAATCATAGCAATATTACTGTACGAGGAGCCCGCCGAGCTGCCCAG GATGGCGAAAGACCTGAAGACTCTGCAAGAAGATTACCGGCAGCTGAACAAGTCCTGCTTCATCCTCGGGGCGTCCGGAGAAACCGGGAAAGAACTTCTCAAGCAGATAGTAGAGAGTCAGCTCTTCAGTAAAGTCACCGTCATCGGGCGCCGGAAGATAAACTTCGAGGACGAGGCTTATAAAGATGTG AAGCAGGAGGTGGTTGACTTTGAGAAGTTAGAGGAGCATTCGGCTGCATTTCAAGAACACGACGTAGGATTTTGCTGCCTTGGAACCACAAAAGCCAAATCTGGGGAG GCCGGATTTATCCGAGTGGATCACGACTACGTTCTCAAGTCGGCGCAGCTGGCGAAAGCGGGCGGATGCCAACACTTCAATCTGGAGTCCTCCAAAGGTGCCAACAAGGGGAGCAGCTTCCTCTATCTCAGGGTTAAG GGTGAAGTGGAAGCAGAGGTAGAAGAacttggatttgaccggttttccaTCTTCAGACCCGC ATTTCTCATGTGTGACCGTGAAGAGTATCGTCCTACAGAATGGATGACGAGGAAGATGATGACCCCAATGGCTTACTTCTTCCCCACCGTGTTGACTGTGCCCATCACTACGCTGGTGAAGGCCATGCTGAATAACGCCGTTCTGCAGAGTGACAAGAAGGTGGATCTGCTGGAGAACAAAGCCATACACGCCCTGGGGAAAATGGAAGAGGAGAAGAAGTGCTAG